One segment of Anastrepha obliqua isolate idAnaObli1 chromosome 3, idAnaObli1_1.0, whole genome shotgun sequence DNA contains the following:
- the LOC129241801 gene encoding T-box transcription factor TBX6L-like, protein MMTMNEIVDLRIQQQIAHEIYRQQIMQRIPDPFPHMLPIPLPRHVIMPPRISLPGVEVTLQNDQLWKQFHQIGTEMIITKSGRRMFPSMRLSLSGLEDEANYCVLLEMVPIGDCRYKFSGSQWMPAGGAEPQSPQRMYLHPDSPASGAHWQAQPILFNKVKLTNNTLDSNGHIVLASMHKYQPRIHVIRTADLTQIPWAPQQAFLFPETEFVAVTAYQNDRITKLKIDNNPFAKGFRETGQSRSKRKMSSSPSDEDSEQQQQSHQQTGRHHGVRQLQSQPQAHSHSQRGAVSPTMSTFAVTSESGSSICSDKAAQPNSDDIAFVDVDIVADADTDDDGPQIKRLRSNESAGSIASTPLEEMIVNAHVGSECGSNLFVAEETSLQPTLLEWSQLSEQTASIAFANGGPSSFMQHLQQNMQSMLRPSLVDLACTYFGRAQPVYTQHAHLPHVAAEDQNLSIAMPPASEHFPYPSFVDGSMTTRANEIPSHSLATDTKDLPQRAIEDNERKTIPTLQSNVTQVVQLESTTSHSPPKRKGFSISAILGGGS, encoded by the exons atgATGACGATGAATGAAATAGTGGACTTGCGAATTCAGCAACAAATTGCACATGAGATCTATCGACAACAAATTATGCAACGTATTCCAG ATCCGTTCCCGCACATGCTGCCCATTCCGCTTCCGCGACACGTGATAATGCCACCGAGAATCTCTTTGCCGGGAGTAGAGGTAACACTGCAAAACGATCAGCTTTGGAAGCAGTTTCATCAAATTGGCACGGAAATGATTATAACAAAGAGTGGCAG ACGTATGTTTCCCTCGATGCGGCTTTCGCTCTCCGGCCTAGAGGATGAGGCTAATTACTGTGTTCTGCTGGAAATGGTGCCGATCGGCGATTGTCGCTACAAGTTCTCAGGGTCACAATGGATGCCAGCCGGTGGCGCGGAACCTCAGAGCCCTCAACGGATGTACTTGCACCCAGACAGCCCAGCATCCGGAGCTCATTGGCAAGCCCAGCCTATCCTCTTTAACAAAGTGAAGCTCACCAATAACACCCTGGATAGCAATGGCCAT ATTGTTTTGGCCAGTATGCATAAGTACCAACCACGTATACACGTGATCCGAACTGCAGATTTAACTCAAATACCCTGGGCGCCGCAGCAAGCATTTTTATTTCCCGAAACCGAGTTTGTAGCTGTAACCGCCTACCAG AATGATCGCATCACTAAATTGAAGATAGACAACAATCCGTTTGCGAAAGGCTTCCGCGAAACGGGCCAATCGCGAAGCAAACGTAAAATGTCTTCATCGCCTTCCGACGAGGACTccgaacaacagcaacaatcccATCAACAAACAGGGCGCCACCACGGAGTAAGACAATTGCAATCGCAGCCTCAAGCACATTCCCACAGTCAGCGTGGCGCTGTCTCGCCAACAATGTCAACGTTTGCAGTGACCAGCGAGTCGGGATCATCAATTTGTTCCGATAAGGCAGCACAACCGAACAGCGACGACATCGCCTTTGTGGACGTTGACATTGTAGCGGATGCCGATACCGATGACGATGGACCACAAATTAAGCGCTTGAGATCAAATGAGTCTGCCGGCTCGATAGCATCGACACCGCTCGAAGAGATGATCGTTAATGCGCATGTGGGTAGCGAATGTGGGTCTAATTTATTTGTGGCTGAAGAAACGAGTTTGCAACCGACATTACTTGAATGGTCACAGCTGTCGGAGCAAACTGCCAGTATTGCCTTCGCCAACGGTGGCCCCTCGTCGTTCATGCAACATTTGCAGCAAAACATGCAATCAATGCTTCGGCCATCGCTGGTCGACTTGGCTTGCACCTACTTCGGCCGAGCACAGCCCGTTTACACACAACATGCGCACCTACCACATGTGGCTGCTGAAGATCAAAACTTGTCCATAGCGATGCCACCAGCTTCCGAACATTTTCCGTATCCCTCGTTCGTCGATGGATCGATGACAACACGTGCTAACGAAATCCCTTCCCATTCGCTTGCCACTGACACAAAGGACTTGCCACAGCGCGCCATTGAAGATAATGAGAGAAAAACAATACCTACTCTGCAGTCAAATGTTACACAGGTGGTGCAACTGGAAAGCACAACGAGCCATTCGCCACCAAAGCGGAAAGGATTTAGCATTTCGGCCATTTTAGGAGGTGGCAGCTAG
- the LOC129241141 gene encoding ubiquitin-protein ligase E3B codes for MFVPSESQKKSFLEHTKAAREERAWEKRREGAAVRIQAQWKGYVTRRQYHNRIISDFDNLIASEGNEKDVELLPANIVYPVVRRFLTYFQCRKQSLEAETSREKFECLCRYLNKAMESDSPKTSYAAICLHKDKSLPWLAHIKALVGLCCQMLDEIKPENHSDSISLALYLHTLVVFTSPKSWGILRSKQFEKVQPALQKICCNIQGNLVQNGFFKTMRSILLKGTSREDLSIKPVSLKAIMTLCTRPLIDGDFSRNILTQFLAEILSVPALVYHLNIITPQCIEQLTSMQVLKRFLQCAEDTNFFSGFKSSMPGTKLLAFLGNVVNLFTIESPVEAKELAYPLFTNATTVLLENIPNTVSSKGVFTQWHELLGWHTPSLDPAQNQNVALIKKQFHLLWGHRCIKVLLVDLLRNINATYERIEFQSPSQASTSNLIRRALDRGSTRGNFSRGSRTWRRMDGNEVEHVSRVCAMFYAALNTLSQLRLDILTGICYNDNVLYDLWLLLTSLGPNCGMKEFIDLLKQENALQHPQIAMLMLFCDSMTHYVTILDEYEMYTEQKPFLLNDFIMLTYFLNNILYKIINENLLGTKNVTQCPVFVSLHTLLLCLYRRDCRRSFAPSNHWLIPEVKPTTFISDLEKAKRHAVILLQKMPHIIPHEDRVKLFRKFVQNEKAVMGLTESACASPRSALIVVHRDRIVEDGYRQLAALRPHALKGVIRVRFINQQGLHEAGIDQDGVFKEFLEETIKKVFDPSLNLFKTTSDQRLYPSPISYVQDNHLQLFEFVGRMLGKAVYEGIVVDVPFASFFLSQLLGQTHQALYSCMDELPSLDNELYRSLTFIKHYKQDVSDLNLTFSVDQDVMGKIVTHELHPGGKARAVTDHNKLVYIHYMAYFHMNTQIREQTQAFNRGFRSIVNPEWLSLFSPPELQRLISGDTVPLDLRDLRKHTQYYGGFHDSHRVVGWLWDILAKDFTEEERKLFLKFVTSCSKPPLLGFANLEPPFSIRCVEVGDDEDTGDTIGSVIRGFFTIRKKDPLNRLPTSSTCFNLLKLPNYQKKSTLRDKLRYAVSSNTGFELS; via the exons ATGTTCGTCCCATCTGAATCGCAGAAAAAGTCTTTCTTGGAGCACACCAAAGCAGCTAGAGAGGAGCGTGCATGGGAAAAGCGCCGGGAAGGGGCTGCCGTGCGAATACAGGCGCAATGGAAAGGATATGTGACGCGAAGGCAGTATCACAATAGGATAAT CTCCgactttgataatttaatagCAAGCGAAGGAAATGAAAAGGATGTAGAACTTTTGCCTGCAAATATTGTGTACCCAGTTGTACGACGTTTCCTAACGTATTTTCAATGCAGAAAACAATCTCTCGAGGCGGAAACATCTCGTGAGAAGTTTGAATGTTTGTGTCGGTATCTAAATAAAGCCATGGAATCAGATTCTCCAAAAACGTCTTATGCAGCTATCTGTTTGCATAAAGATAAGAG CTTGCCTTGGCTGGCACATATCAAAGCGTTAGTGGGTCTGTGCTGTCAAATGTTGGATGAAATTAAACCGG AGAATCATTCGGATAGTATATCATTGGCTTTGTACCTGCATACATTGGTCGTTTTCACATCACCAAAATCTTGGGGTATTCTCCGAAGCAAACAATTTGAGAAAGTGCAGCCTGCGTTGCAGAAAATATGCTGCAATATTCAGGGAAACTTGGtacaaaatggattttttaaaacaatgcgG TCGATCCTATTAAAAGGCACATCACGGGAGGATCTTTCTATTAAACCTGTGTCGCTCAAAGCTATAATGACTCTATGCACCCGGCCTCTTATCGATGGTGACTTCAGTCGAAATATATTGACTCAATTTTTGGCAGAAATACTATCGGTTCCGGCTTTAGTGTACCATTTAAATATTATCACACCGCAATGCATAGAACAGCTTACCTCGATGCAGGTACTCAAACGATTTCTTCAGTGTGCCGAGGATACTAACTTTTTTTCAGGGTTTAAAAGCAGTATGCCA GGGACAAAATTGCTTGCATTTTTGGGAAATGTTGTAAATCTTTTTACAATTGAAAGTCCTGTAGAAGCAAAAGAACTGGCATATCCTCTTTTTACG AACGCAACCACTGTACTCCTTGAAAATATTCCCAACACAGTATCTAGTAAAGGTGTATTTACGCAATGGCATGAACTTCTTGGCTGGCATACTCCCTCATTGGATCCAGcacaaaaccaaaatgttgctcTAATCAAAAAACAGTTTCATTTGCTATGGGGTCATCGATGCATTAAAGTCCTGTTAGTTGACTTGCTACGGAATATCAATGCCACTTACGAACGTATAGAATTCCAATCACCTTCACAGGCATCTACAAGCAACTTAATTCGGCGAGCATTAGATCGCGGTTCAACACGGGGCAATTTCAGTAGAGGCAGTAGAACATGGCGTCGGATGGATGGAAATGAAGTCGAACATGTATCACGCGTATGCGCAATGTTTTATGCGGCGCTAAATACGCTTTCGCAACTCAGACTTGACATATTAACAG GCATATGTTACAACGATAACGTTTTATACGACCTGTGGCTACTTTTGACGTCACTGGGCCCGAATTGCGGCATGAAAGAGTTTATCGATCTGCTAAAGCAAGAAAACGCTTTGCAGCACCCCCAGATCGCCATGTTGATGCTTTTTTGTGACAGCATGACACATTATGTTAC aaTCTTAGATGAATATGAAATGTATACGGAGCAAAAGCCGTTTCTTCTTAATGACTTCATCATGCTTACTTATTTTCTCAACAATAtactttacaaaattataaacgaaaatttgttaG gAACGAAAAATGTTACTCAATGTCCGGTGTTCGTATCTTTGCACACGTTGCTGCTGTGTCTTTACCGGCGGGACTGTCGTCGCTCATTTGCGCCAAGCAACCATTGGCTCATACCAGAAGTGAAGCCTACGACATTCATCAGTGATTTGGAAAAGGCTAAACGACACGCTGTGATTTTGCTGCAAAAAATGCCCCACATTATTCCCCATGAAGATCGTGTTAAGCTGTTTCGCAAGTTCGTACAGAATGAAAAGGCTGTTATGGGCTTGACGGAGAGCGCCTGTGCCTCGCCGCGTTCCGCATTGATCGTAGTGCATCGCGACCGCATTGTGGAGGACGGCTACCGACAGTTGGCGGCGCTGAGACCACATGCACTTAAG GGAGTTATTCGTGTGCGTTTCATCAACCAGCAAGGCTTGCACGAGGCCGGCATTGATCAGGATGGCGTCTTTAAGGAATTTCTGGAGGAAACAATCAAGAAAGTGTTTGATCCTTCGCTAAATTTGTTCAAAACGACTTCGGATCAGCGATTATATCCCTCCCCTATATCATATGTGCAAGACAATCATTTGCAGCTGTTCGAATTTGTGGGACGAATGTTGGGTAAAGCGGTGTATGAAGGCATAGTTGTGGACGTGCCATTCGCTTCGTTCTTTCTCTCACAGCTTTTGGGCCAGACACATCAAGCGCTGTACTCTTGTATGGATGAGCTGCCATCATTGGACAACGAGCTCTATCGCAGCCTCACATTCATTAAGCATTACAAACAAGATGTGTCTGACTTGAATTTAACTTTTTCGGTGGATCAGGATGTCATGGGGAAAATTGTAACACACGAATTGCATCCCGGTGGGAAAGCTCGCGCGGTAACCGACCACAACAAACTGGTGTACATCCACTACATGGCTTACTTCCATATGAACACACAAATCCGCGAACAGACGCAGGCCTTTAATCGTGGTTTTCGCAGTATTGTTAATCCAGAATGGTTGTCTTTATTTTCACCACCTGAGCTGCAACGTCTCATTTCTGGCGATACTGTGCCATTAGATCTGCGAGATCTTAGGAAACATACTCAGTATTATGGTGGATTCCACGATTCGCACAGGGTTGTTGGTTGGTTATGGGACATTTTGGCCAAAGACTTCACCGAGGAGGAGCGCAAATTATTTCTTAAG TTTGTGACTAGTTGTTCAAAACCTCCGCTGTTGGGGTTTGCCAATCTGGAGCCGCCATTTTCTATTCGCTGTGTTGAAGTTGGTGACGACGAGGATACGGGCGACACTATTGGTAGTGTCATACGTGGTTTTTTCACCATCCGCAAGAAGGATCCACTTAATCGCTTGCCAACATCATCCACATGTTTTAATTTACTGAAGTTGCCAAACTACCAGAAGAAGTCAACATTGCGTGACAAATTGCGATACGCTGTTAGCAGCAATACAGGATTTGAGTTGTcctaa